Proteins encoded together in one Micromonospora auratinigra window:
- a CDS encoding CGNR zinc finger domain-containing protein, which yields MNFDAYARTGVDLVNARLDDLDDLRALFPDENAWMRDEVAERDLAIFRRAQKRLRDIFEYGTTGRDADAVTELNALLEAFPVQPRISGHDSSDWHMHVTSRGASVSAEYLAGAVWGLSVWLCEYGSARFGVCADERCGNVYLDTSSNCCRRFCSERCATRSHVAAHRARKRAAIGDQVTVPTQPEPLTPVS from the coding sequence GTGAACTTCGACGCGTACGCCCGGACCGGTGTCGACCTCGTCAACGCCCGCCTGGACGACCTCGACGACCTGCGGGCCCTCTTCCCGGACGAGAACGCCTGGATGCGCGACGAGGTCGCGGAGCGGGACCTGGCGATCTTCCGGCGGGCGCAGAAGCGGCTGCGCGACATCTTCGAGTACGGCACCACGGGCCGGGACGCGGACGCGGTCACCGAGCTGAACGCGCTGCTGGAGGCGTTCCCGGTGCAGCCGCGCATCTCCGGCCACGACTCCAGCGACTGGCACATGCACGTGACCAGCCGGGGCGCGTCGGTCTCGGCCGAATACCTGGCGGGCGCGGTCTGGGGCCTGTCGGTCTGGCTCTGCGAGTACGGCAGCGCCCGGTTCGGCGTCTGCGCCGACGAGCGCTGCGGCAACGTCTACCTGGACACCTCGTCGAACTGCTGCCGGCGGTTCTGCTCGGAGCGCTGCGCCACCCGGTCGCACGTCGCCGCCCACCGCGCCCGCAAGCGCGCCGCCATCGGCGACCAGGTGACGGTCCCCACCCAGCCCGAACCCCTCACCCCGGTCTCCTGA